A region of the Candidatus Hydrogenedentota bacterium genome:
ATCGCGCGATGGACCGGCGTCTGGGCGGGGCATTGGAACAGCGGGCGGGGGATGTTAATCAACAATGATGCCCAATCTGTCGACCGACCTCCGCTCTTCCTTATTTCCGTGAAGTTCCGTGCCTTTCCGTGGTCCCGAAAAAGCTTGACCGCGGAAAGGCACGGATCCTTACGGCAATAAGGAAGCCAAGGATCAAGATTGAAGTCGCAGAAGGGAGATTTGCAGCGATGTTAAGAAGTTCGGATTGGGCGCTACTGCTTCTTGTATTGATAGTTACGTGTACCACCCCCGCCCAGCCCGCGTCGAATCCGCTTATGGAGGTGCCGCCCGTCGTGTCGTCGTGGGACGATCTCACCGAGGGCCTGAAGACAAGGGAAGACTGGGAGGCGCGGCGTCCGGCGATCAAAGAGCAATTCCTCGACCTCCTGCGGGATCAGTACAAACCCGAGAAGCCGCCGCTGGACCTTCAGATCCATGAGTCGGTCGAGGTGGATGGGGTCTACACGCGCAAGCTCATCAGCTATGCCGTGGAGGAGGGCGAACGGGCCCACGCGTATCTGGGGATTCCACTCAATGTGCCGGGGAAGCTGCCCGCGGTGGTGGTGCTCCACCAGACTTACGACAATGGTGCGCGGGAGGCGGCGGGGCTGGAGGGCAACCCGGACTATGCCCAGCTCGATCATCTGAGCCGTCGGGGATATATCACGGTTGCCCCCGATCATTTCGTGGCGGGCCATCGAATACCCCCGGCCGGCGCCTACGACACCACGGCCTTTCACGAGAAACATCCCGAGTGGACGGCGGCGGGAAAGTTCACCTATGAGCACAGCATTGCCATTGACGTGCTGGAAACGCTGCCCGAGGTGGACACGGATCGTATTGGCGTCATCGGCCATTCCCTCGGGGGACAGGGGGCGATTTTCCTGACGGCCTATGACGACCGGATCAAAGTCGCGGTATCCAATTGCCCCGCGCCGACCTTTCGGCACAATGCGAAGGTGCTGTCGTGGTCACGGGATCAGTGGTACACCTACTTCAAGCACATCCGGCCGGGGCTGCTGAACAACGAACTGCCGCCCATCGATTTTCATCACATGGCGGCCCTGGCCGCGCCCCGACCTTTCCTGCATATCGCGGGGCTGAACGATGGCGATGGGGGCACCCAGCGTCAGCGCGTTTTGATGATGCTAAGCGTGGCCAGGGTCTATGAAGTGGTCGGCGCGCCGGAGATGCACGCCTTCTACTTCCATGGACATGGCCATGGGGCTCCCTATGATGCGAGAGAGCTTATGTACGGATGGCTGGATATGCACCTGAAGGAACCCAGTGCTACCCGCGCGCGTTTGTTAGAGGATACCGCGCGGTAGGTTCGGGAGTTGTCTGGGCTACACAGTCGTAGGCTCGTTGGCCTGTCTCAGAGCGTCCAGAAGGACCGCTCTTTGACGCGCGCGGTGATATCATTCGCCACGGATGAAAAGTGCTTTCCCGTCGTATCCACAATTTCGCAGTGGTGGAGGTTGCGAATGCGCTTGCTCAGGCTGCTCAGGTAGTCGATGTTTTCGTCGGTGGGGGCGAATCTCGGCTGGGGCCGGGCCATCATGCGGTCGACGAGCACGCCAACGGGCGCATCCAGTGCGACCACGCGGAGGTGGATGCCTTTGGCGCGCATGCGCTTGCCCAGCATGTCCAGGCGCTGCTGATGGGCCACAACCCAGCTACAGAAGCAGTACTGGGCCCCCCATATACGGTAGCCTTCGGCACAGTGGAGCAAATTACGCTCGACGAGGTCCAACCGTTTGCGATCCATGCCGCCGGGCCAGGTATGGGCCAGGCTGTCGCCATCGAGCACGACATTCTGCAGCGGACACTGCCTGGAAAGGGCTTCGGCCACGGTGGATTTGCCCACGCCGGGCGCGCCAATCAGCATCACCATCCGAAGGGTCGCTTTGGGGGCGGACAGCCACAGGGTTTCAAGTTCGGGTAAAGCTGCGGTCATGGTTGCCATGATATCGGTACTCCTTGCGCCATTAACTCCGGATGGATTCCCGACTGCAGGGAACCCGTGACACCCACGGAGCTAGGAGTCCGAAGCAAGGATCGCGCCAAGGCCGGGGTGTGCCGAATTTTTTGGAAATGAGAGTAGCGCTTTTTGCTTTGGGCGCAACGCGATGTCGATTCAAGTCGTGCCACACGATCTCGCCGAAAGGCGAGTTCGAGTGTGGTGAGGGAGGGGATCCGGGGTCAGTTGCGTGACGCGGAGCGGTACTTTTGAGCCCGCAGTATATTGTCCCCGAGTTGTGAGAGGGTAGGTCCAATCCCACTTTGACCGCAGACAGAGGGCAAGGCTCAACGCACTCGAACTCGCTTAGGCGAGATCGTGTGGCACGTACCCCGTCACTGTCTAACGCTCAGGGGTCGGATTGCCCTTCTCCAAAAGGAATGCCAGAAAATCAGGGTCGGTAAAAAACTCGTCGATTTCCGCGTGGCCCTTGCCGGGCACGATCTTGAGGGTGGCGGGGCCGCCGAGCTTCTTGTAGCGCTCTACGAGTTCACCCGCGTTGCGCTCCAGGGGAACGACGGTGTCCGCGTCGCCGTGGATGTGGAAGATGGGCACCTTTGCCTTGGCGAGGGGCTCGAGGCGCTCGATGGGGTCGTGGTCTTTCAAAGCGGCCTGGAGCGCCTCGGGCGTCATCTCATAGGCCGGGGCCGCCTTGTCCACGCCGGGGTAGCTGGTGAAGCTGCAAACCGTGTAGATCCCCGCGACGCAGGCGACCGACTCCGGGTGCTCCACCGCCCAGTTGTAGAGCATGAGTCCGCCCCGGCTCTGGGGGAGGAGGGTGGCCTTCGGGGAGAGCTGGAAGGTGTCCACGACGTATTCGTTGAAGGCCTGATAGGTCTCCGTGCCCTTGGGACTGCCGAAAGACTCACCCACCTCCACGCCCGCGATGTAGAAACCCGCATCGAGCAGGGGCTTGAAGTACTGTGTGTGCCGATCGCCGGGAAGTCCGCCGATGAAGGTGGGCGCGTACCACAGCCAGGGATGGTAGCCGCCGAATTCCTTGCCCGGCGGGATGATGACGAAGGCGGGTGCGCCGGCGACGGTGAAGTCGAGGCGCTTTGCGTCGAACTGGGTGGATTCGGCAACGGGTTTGAGGGCGACATCGCCAAACTCGACCGCTAAGTCATTACTTTTGGGGATGGAGACATAAAGCGGTCGGGGGGCATAGCCCGGTGCCGTAATGACGACCCGAATAGGCCGGAACTTCTCGCGATACTTTGGGGAATAGGGGTCGTCGGTGTGAATGAACGTCGAGGCGGTTCCGGAAATGCGGCCATCCGGAGTCGCTTCCGCGACCACGCGGTCGGAAAGCATGGGATCCCTTGTGGCGAATTCACCGCTGTAGATCGCCGCCCCGGCTATGGGTTGACCCGTTTGTTCATCCACCGCCCGCGCAGTAAAAGGGACGAAGACTTTTGAACAACGGATCATGAACATCGCACAGCCCGACCCGGCGAGAGCCATGGCAATGCAGGCACTGAAGACCAGGATGGTGCGGAGGCCCGTCTTGCGTGGGGGGCGGAAGCGCTCGCCCAACGAGCCATCCTGATCGGTTCCTATGCGTGTCCAAACTCCGGTGGCCCGAGATGCTTTCATTTAGTTCGCTCCTGCTTCGCTTCCAGCCGAATTACGCCCAGTTCCGCAACGTCGCCCTCCGCAGGGGGCAAGGGGACATACCCGCGATAGGCGCTATAGCCGTCTTTACAGATTTCGACGAGGATACCCCGAAAGCTGTGGCGAAAGCACTCGTTATTCCAGGGATTGCCGACGTCAGTGAAGGTGTCGACTTCGCCCTCGATCAATCCGCTGTCAGTCGACATGGCAACCACGGGGCCGTCATCGGCGGCTTCACCCAGCACGTTTGTGCAATTTACCGCGGCTGCGGAGGCGATGGGCTCACCAGAGCCCGCGTCCAGGATCTGCGCGCGAAAGGGGATATGGAACAGCCGACAGGATATTATTTGCACACCCGCGTTTTTGTTGCGGCGTTCCGCTTGACGCGCGCAGGGGTCGTACTCGGCGCGCTCCATATGGGCGCAGCCCTGCGCGAACGCGAGGCTCGACCCCAGCAAGGCCATCCATCGGGTAAGCGAAATTTTCAACGGGGGCGCCTCCAGGTGAATCGGAAAGGTT
Encoded here:
- a CDS encoding dienelactone hydrolase family protein — translated: MLRSSDWALLLLVLIVTCTTPAQPASNPLMEVPPVVSSWDDLTEGLKTREDWEARRPAIKEQFLDLLRDQYKPEKPPLDLQIHESVEVDGVYTRKLISYAVEEGERAHAYLGIPLNVPGKLPAVVVLHQTYDNGAREAAGLEGNPDYAQLDHLSRRGYITVAPDHFVAGHRIPPAGAYDTTAFHEKHPEWTAAGKFTYEHSIAIDVLETLPEVDTDRIGVIGHSLGGQGAIFLTAYDDRIKVAVSNCPAPTFRHNAKVLSWSRDQWYTYFKHIRPGLLNNELPPIDFHHMAALAAPRPFLHIAGLNDGDGGTQRQRVLMMLSVARVYEVVGAPEMHAFYFHGHGHGAPYDARELMYGWLDMHLKEPSATRARLLEDTAR
- a CDS encoding AAA family ATPase, with translation MATMTAALPELETLWLSAPKATLRMVMLIGAPGVGKSTVAEALSRQCPLQNVVLDGDSLAHTWPGGMDRKRLDLVERNLLHCAEGYRIWGAQYCFCSWVVAHQQRLDMLGKRMRAKGIHLRVVALDAPVGVLVDRMMARPQPRFAPTDENIDYLSSLSKRIRNLHHCEIVDTTGKHFSSVANDITARVKERSFWTL
- a CDS encoding prolyl oligopeptidase family serine peptidase, with translation MKASRATGVWTRIGTDQDGSLGERFRPPRKTGLRTILVFSACIAMALAGSGCAMFMIRCSKVFVPFTARAVDEQTGQPIAGAAIYSGEFATRDPMLSDRVVAEATPDGRISGTASTFIHTDDPYSPKYREKFRPIRVVITAPGYAPRPLYVSIPKSNDLAVEFGDVALKPVAESTQFDAKRLDFTVAGAPAFVIIPPGKEFGGYHPWLWYAPTFIGGLPGDRHTQYFKPLLDAGFYIAGVEVGESFGSPKGTETYQAFNEYVVDTFQLSPKATLLPQSRGGLMLYNWAVEHPESVACVAGIYTVCSFTSYPGVDKAAPAYEMTPEALQAALKDHDPIERLEPLAKAKVPIFHIHGDADTVVPLERNAGELVERYKKLGGPATLKIVPGKGHAEIDEFFTDPDFLAFLLEKGNPTPER